Proteins found in one Halobaculum sp. MBLA0147 genomic segment:
- a CDS encoding DapH/DapD/GlmU-related protein, with translation MVGIYCAGGHSKTVIEALARSGEPVDMVVDDDESVLGTTHRGHEVRRPEDDVLEDHDWIVANGVGSVRALIADQITTTGGECRSFVDRDAVVDVETDTLSHVYVSAGCYVCAEVTLGANVLLDGGVYVGHETTVGPNVTLAPNTTLGGDVEIGANSFVGLGSTVRPDVSIGSDVVVGAGATVVDDVPSNTVVVGTPAEKVRDIEEVTSGEL, from the coding sequence ATGGTCGGGATCTACTGTGCGGGTGGTCACTCGAAGACTGTGATCGAGGCGCTCGCTCGGAGCGGCGAGCCAGTGGACATGGTCGTCGACGACGACGAGAGCGTCCTCGGGACGACACACCGCGGACACGAGGTGCGTCGCCCGGAGGACGACGTGCTGGAGGATCACGACTGGATCGTCGCGAACGGCGTCGGCAGCGTCCGTGCCCTGATCGCCGACCAGATAACGACGACCGGTGGAGAGTGTCGGAGTTTCGTCGACCGAGACGCAGTGGTGGACGTCGAGACGGACACGCTGTCTCACGTGTACGTCTCGGCTGGGTGTTACGTCTGTGCGGAGGTGACGCTCGGCGCGAACGTACTCCTAGACGGGGGCGTTTACGTCGGACACGAGACCACGGTCGGGCCGAACGTGACGCTCGCGCCGAACACGACCCTCGGCGGCGACGTCGAGATCGGGGCGAACAGTTTCGTTGGACTCGGATCGACGGTCAGACCGGACGTCTCTATCGGATCGGATGTCGTCGTCGGTGCCGGCGCGACGGTCGTCGACGACGTGCCGTCGAACACCGTCGTCGTCGGAACGCCCGCGGAGAAGGTGAGGGACATCGAGGAAGTCACCTCGGGAGAGCTCTGA
- a CDS encoding cytidylyltransferase domain-containing protein: protein MSTSVLGLIPARGGSKRVPRKNVREVGGKPLVARTVEQAAEAETVDEAIVSTDDEEIERVAEASGGSVPFRRPAELATDESAASDVVTHALDWAADAGKSFDVVALLQVTTPLRDTEDIDGTVRSLLDADAESAVSVSAYHTPPQWAVTIGEDGRVSEQFDPPSLFDAETDRSQELTELYHPNGAVFAATVEAWREHESFYTPDTVAYEMPPERSFDIDEPWELSLVRELL, encoded by the coding sequence ATGAGTACGTCTGTCCTGGGACTGATCCCGGCGCGTGGCGGGTCCAAGCGTGTCCCCCGGAAGAACGTACGGGAGGTCGGTGGGAAACCGCTTGTCGCGCGGACGGTCGAGCAGGCGGCCGAGGCGGAGACCGTCGACGAGGCCATCGTCTCGACCGACGACGAGGAGATCGAGCGTGTCGCCGAGGCCAGTGGTGGATCAGTCCCGTTCCGCCGACCGGCCGAGTTGGCGACCGACGAGAGTGCCGCGAGTGACGTGGTCACGCACGCACTCGACTGGGCGGCAGACGCCGGCAAGTCATTCGACGTCGTGGCTCTGTTGCAGGTGACGACACCACTGAGGGACACGGAGGACATCGACGGGACGGTTCGGTCGTTACTAGACGCCGACGCGGAGAGTGCAGTCAGTGTCTCCGCGTACCACACGCCGCCACAGTGGGCCGTGACCATCGGTGAGGACGGACGCGTCTCGGAGCAGTTCGACCCACCGTCGTTGTTCGACGCGGAGACCGACCGGAGTCAGGAACTGACGGAGCTTTACCACCCGAACGGAGCCGTGTTCGCCGCGACCGTCGAGGCGTGGCGCGAGCACGAGTCGTTCTATACGCCTGACACGGTGGCCTACGAGATGCCGCCGGAACGGTCGTTCGACATCGACGAACCGTGGGAGCTGTCGTTGGTCCGAGAGTTGCTGTGA
- a CDS encoding NAD-dependent epimerase/dehydratase family protein: MDNITLSDVCVRPDTSLRESMQTIDKSGLGIVFITDADGELRGTATDGDIRRGILSGQSLSTAVSEVATADPIAIQADWDDTDLSEKVSIQQIEQKTDEFGTLTVPVLDGDEVVDITFLDENASRIDSSASGMNQTSVDTVLVIGGAGYIGSVLCEKLLSQGYNVRVLDNLLYEDTGIEQFFGDDRFTFIEGDMRSIEDLVDAMNGADAAVHLGALVGDPASSIDPQETLEVNYHATALAARIAKYHQINRFLFASTCSVYGQADDPETLLTEESPLNPVSLYAKSKIQSERALTELSDENFSPTILRMATVYGLSPRMRFDLVVNILSAKAQTEGTIPIFGGKQYRPNVHVADAAQAYIDCIEAPIEDVSGEVFNVGSNEQNYQIEEIGYIISERYPDAEIDFDREQEDERSYQVDFSKIERVLGYETEHTIGESSEAIGEAIADDRFDDYTSDRYSNYRTLEDTI, translated from the coding sequence ATGGACAACATCACGCTGTCGGATGTCTGTGTTCGGCCGGACACCAGCCTCCGGGAGTCAATGCAGACGATCGACAAGTCGGGGCTCGGCATCGTGTTTATCACCGACGCAGACGGTGAACTTCGCGGGACGGCGACCGACGGCGACATCCGCCGAGGGATTCTATCTGGACAGAGTCTCTCAACGGCCGTATCGGAGGTAGCCACCGCAGATCCAATAGCCATCCAAGCAGACTGGGACGATACCGACCTGTCCGAGAAGGTCTCTATACAACAGATTGAACAGAAGACAGACGAATTTGGGACGCTGACTGTCCCTGTCCTTGACGGTGACGAGGTTGTCGACATCACGTTCCTTGACGAGAACGCTTCACGGATCGACAGTTCGGCCAGCGGAATGAACCAGACCAGTGTCGACACCGTACTCGTGATCGGCGGTGCGGGTTACATTGGCTCTGTCCTGTGTGAGAAACTCCTCTCACAGGGGTACAACGTCAGGGTGCTCGACAACCTGTTGTACGAGGATACGGGGATAGAGCAGTTCTTTGGGGACGATCGATTCACGTTCATCGAAGGCGACATGCGGTCTATCGAGGACCTGGTGGACGCTATGAACGGCGCAGACGCTGCTGTACACCTCGGCGCGCTGGTCGGTGATCCTGCCTCCAGCATCGATCCACAGGAGACACTTGAGGTCAACTACCACGCGACCGCACTGGCGGCTCGGATCGCGAAGTACCACCAGATCAACCGGTTTCTCTTCGCCTCCACCTGCAGCGTGTACGGGCAGGCAGACGACCCGGAGACGCTCCTGACGGAGGAGTCACCGCTGAACCCGGTCTCGCTGTACGCGAAGTCGAAGATTCAGTCGGAACGCGCGCTCACGGAGTTGTCCGACGAGAACTTCTCGCCGACGATCCTCCGTATGGCGACCGTCTACGGCCTCTCCCCACGGATGCGGTTCGATCTCGTTGTCAACATCCTCTCTGCGAAGGCACAGACCGAGGGGACCATCCCGATCTTCGGTGGGAAGCAGTACCGACCGAACGTCCACGTCGCAGACGCCGCACAGGCGTACATCGACTGTATCGAGGCCCCGATAGAGGATGTCTCCGGCGAGGTGTTCAACGTCGGATCGAACGAACAGAACTACCAGATTGAGGAGATCGGGTACATCATCTCCGAGCGGTACCCAGACGCCGAGATCGACTTCGACAGAGAGCAGGAGGACGAACGGAGCTACCAGGTCGACTTCTCGAAGATCGAACGCGTCCTAGGGTACGAGACGGAGCACACGATCGGCGAGAGCAGCGAGGCGATCGGCGAAGCGATCGCCGACGACCGGTTCGACGACTACACGAGTGATCGATACAGCAACTATCGGACGCTCGAAGACACGATCTAG
- a CDS encoding DegT/DnrJ/EryC1/StrS family aminotransferase: MPEDIPLFEIAWDEKDVKNAVDSITRGGYWAKGPYVSEFEDEIEEYLGTEHAVTVNSGTSALVVALRSLGVGDGDEVVVPSFTFIATANSVKITGAEPVFADVDPETFALDPEAVEAQITEDTAAVLTVHPYGRAGDLEGLLRVTDRHDVPLVEDAAETFGATHEGEYLGTFGDVAALSFCQNKVITTGEGGAVITDDDDIAAEAELFRSHGRASGEYFQSAGTGQYSSLGSNLRMSDLVASIGCAQIDKVEDLIERRRDVAMRLNDGFEDIEGVTPHPQPENGRHVYQLYTVQFDEWVDREYVVKVLDDHGISSKVYWDPPVHATDYYRGEECPSGDLSTTEIVASTVLSLPMHPNLSVESTDRIVDAVGTALENEKR; the protein is encoded by the coding sequence GTGCCAGAGGACATCCCGTTGTTCGAGATAGCGTGGGACGAGAAAGACGTAAAGAACGCTGTGGATTCGATCACGCGTGGTGGGTACTGGGCGAAAGGACCGTACGTCTCCGAGTTCGAAGACGAGATCGAGGAGTACCTCGGAACGGAACACGCCGTCACGGTCAACTCTGGAACGAGTGCCCTCGTCGTCGCGCTCCGTAGCCTCGGCGTCGGTGACGGAGACGAGGTCGTCGTCCCGTCTTTCACTTTTATAGCTACTGCAAATTCAGTGAAAATAACTGGGGCAGAACCTGTATTCGCCGATGTCGATCCAGAGACGTTCGCACTCGATCCAGAGGCCGTGGAGGCACAGATCACCGAAGACACCGCCGCCGTCCTCACCGTCCATCCCTACGGCCGTGCAGGGGATCTAGAGGGACTCCTTCGTGTGACGGATCGACACGATGTTCCACTCGTCGAGGACGCCGCCGAGACGTTCGGTGCCACCCACGAGGGAGAGTACCTCGGGACGTTCGGAGACGTCGCCGCACTCAGTTTCTGTCAGAACAAGGTCATCACGACCGGAGAAGGCGGTGCCGTGATCACCGACGACGACGACATCGCCGCCGAAGCCGAACTGTTCAGGTCCCACGGACGGGCCAGCGGCGAGTACTTCCAGTCGGCTGGAACAGGACAGTATTCGAGCCTGGGCTCGAATCTTCGGATGTCTGATCTCGTCGCCAGCATCGGATGTGCACAGATAGACAAGGTAGAGGATCTGATCGAGCGACGTCGCGATGTCGCGATGCGGTTGAACGACGGATTCGAGGACATCGAAGGTGTCACTCCGCATCCACAACCGGAGAACGGTCGCCACGTCTACCAGTTGTACACCGTCCAGTTCGACGAGTGGGTAGACAGAGAGTATGTCGTGAAGGTGCTTGACGACCACGGGATCAGTTCGAAAGTGTACTGGGACCCACCTGTCCACGCCACAGACTACTACCGAGGTGAAGAATGTCCTTCGGGGGACCTGTCGACGACCGAAATCGTCGCCTCGACCGTCCTGTCTCTCCCGATGCACCCGAATCTCTCCGTGGAGAGTACCGATCGGATCGTAGATGCAGTCGGGACGGCACTCGAAAACGAAAAGCGATAA